One Streptococcus sp. S1 DNA window includes the following coding sequences:
- a CDS encoding Fur family transcriptional regulator: MNALHRHEEERVEEVLQNLRAKGIRITDTRRAVLSYLVASHEHPSAEKIYRDLLPQFPSMSLATVYNNIKVLIDEGVVSEIKVRNDTTTYFDFMGHDHLNVVCEKCGRIADVDIEVPDLRKEAASQSGYQITKTQMTVYGICPDCQKN, encoded by the coding sequence GTGAACGCATTGCATCGTCATGAAGAAGAGCGCGTGGAAGAAGTCTTGCAAAATTTGCGTGCTAAGGGCATTCGGATTACCGATACCCGCAGAGCAGTTCTTTCTTATTTAGTGGCGAGTCATGAACATCCAAGCGCTGAGAAGATCTATCGCGATTTATTGCCTCAGTTTCCAAGCATGAGTTTAGCAACTGTCTACAACAATATCAAGGTTTTGATTGATGAGGGGGTTGTTTCTGAGATCAAGGTTCGCAATGATACCACGACCTATTTTGATTTCATGGGGCATGACCATTTGAATGTGGTGTGTGAAAAATGTGGCCGTATCGCAGATGTGGACATTGAAGTCCCAGATCTTCGCAAAGAAGCAGCCAGTCAAAGTGGCTACCAGATCACCAAGACCCAGATGACCGTCTATGGCATTTGCCCCGACTGTCAGAAAAATTAA
- a CDS encoding HU family DNA-binding protein gives MANKQDLIAKVAEATELTKKDSAAAVDAVFAAVSEYLSKGEKVQLIGFGNFEVRERAARKGRNPQTGKEIKIAASKVPAFKAGKALKEAVK, from the coding sequence ATGGCTAACAAACAAGATTTGATCGCAAAAGTGGCAGAAGCTACAGAATTGACTAAAAAAGATTCAGCAGCAGCTGTTGATGCTGTATTCGCAGCAGTTTCAGAATACCTTTCAAAAGGTGAAAAAGTTCAATTGATCGGTTTTGGTAACTTTGAAGTTCGTGAACGTGCAGCTCGTAAAGGTCGCAACCCACAAACTGGTAAAGAAATCAAAATCGCAGCTTCTAAAGTTCCAGCATTCAAAGCTGGTAAAGCTCTTAAAGAAGCAGTTAAATAA
- a CDS encoding DegV family protein, with protein sequence MANIKIVTDSSITIEPEVVEEYGITIVPLSVMVDGVLYSDSELGEGDFLRLMQSSKNLPKTSQPPVGVFAEIYENLAADGAHIVSIHMSHALSGTVEAARQGATLSGAEVTVIDSGFTDQAMKFQVVEAAKLAKEGADLDTVLARIEEVKEKTELYIGVSTLENLVKGGRIGRVTGLLSSLLNIRVVMEMKDHQLEPIVKGRGNKTFKKWLDELVEKLSHSKVAEIGISYAGTPEWANEMKAQLQSLVEKAIPVLETGSIIQTHTGENAFAVLVRYE encoded by the coding sequence ATGGCAAATATTAAAATAGTTACAGACTCATCTATTACAATTGAGCCTGAAGTGGTTGAAGAATATGGCATTACCATTGTGCCGCTTTCTGTTATGGTGGATGGAGTCCTTTATTCTGACAGTGAGTTGGGCGAAGGGGACTTCTTGCGCTTAATGCAGTCTAGCAAAAATCTTCCAAAGACCAGCCAACCACCTGTTGGAGTCTTTGCGGAAATTTATGAAAACCTAGCAGCAGATGGAGCTCATATCGTTTCAATTCATATGTCTCATGCCTTGTCAGGAACCGTAGAGGCGGCTCGTCAAGGGGCAACCTTGTCAGGGGCAGAAGTAACTGTGATTGATAGTGGCTTTACAGACCAAGCCATGAAGTTCCAAGTGGTTGAGGCAGCTAAGTTGGCTAAAGAAGGAGCAGATCTAGACACCGTTTTAGCTCGTATTGAAGAAGTCAAAGAAAAGACAGAGTTGTATATCGGCGTATCTACCTTGGAAAATCTAGTTAAAGGTGGTCGGATTGGCCGTGTTACCGGACTTTTGAGCTCGCTTCTCAACATCCGTGTGGTAATGGAAATGAAGGACCATCAATTGGAACCAATCGTCAAGGGACGTGGAAACAAGACCTTTAAGAAATGGTTGGATGAATTAGTAGAAAAACTATCCCACAGCAAGGTGGCTGAGATCGGGATTTCTTACGCAGGGACACCAGAGTGGGCCAATGAAATGAAGGCTCAGTTGCAATCACTCGTCGAAAAAGCAATCCCAGTTCTCGAAACTGGATCGATTATTCAAACCCATACAGGTGAGAATGCATTTGCAGTTTTGGTGCGCTACGAATAA
- a CDS encoding metallophosphoesterase yields the protein MSTYFVVGDIHGKAQMLEELMTEWDGKAQLVFLGDLIDRGENSKRSIEIVKDYVDHHGAVCLSGNHEYMFLAWLDNPEERYDHYRRNGGDTTINSLLGRPLDAPVDGIADAQAVESAVPDLVAFIRSLPFDYETETYYFVHAGVDLTLENWRETSDYQKVWIRKPFHEAENHTGKWIVFGHTPVYGLLNEPVGTENLWISDQKMGVDGGAVYGGVLHGLLLDDQGIVHDHVLHNTGFSAADD from the coding sequence ATGTCAACATACTTTGTAGTCGGAGATATTCACGGAAAAGCACAAATGCTAGAAGAGCTCATGACAGAGTGGGATGGAAAAGCTCAATTGGTCTTTTTAGGGGATTTGATAGATCGAGGCGAAAACAGCAAACGATCGATTGAAATCGTAAAAGACTACGTAGACCACCACGGAGCTGTCTGCCTTTCTGGGAATCACGAGTACATGTTTTTAGCTTGGTTGGACAATCCAGAAGAGCGTTATGACCACTATCGAAGAAATGGTGGCGATACGACCATCAACTCTCTTTTAGGCCGGCCGCTCGATGCTCCTGTGGATGGCATTGCGGATGCACAAGCCGTAGAGAGTGCCGTCCCTGACTTGGTGGCCTTTATCCGCAGTTTGCCCTTTGACTACGAGACAGAGACCTATTACTTTGTTCACGCTGGTGTGGATCTAACCCTTGAAAATTGGCGGGAAACCAGTGATTACCAAAAAGTCTGGATTCGTAAACCATTCCATGAAGCGGAGAATCATACAGGCAAATGGATCGTCTTTGGCCATACGCCGGTTTATGGACTGCTCAATGAGCCGGTCGGTACCGAAAATCTTTGGATTTCAGATCAGAAGATGGGCGTCGATGGGGGCGCTGTCTATGGTGGAGTCCTCCATGGATTGCTCTTGGATGATCAAGGCATCGTCCATGACCATGTCCTTCATAATACAGGTTTTTCTGCCGCAGACGACTGA